The Nycticebus coucang isolate mNycCou1 chromosome 10, mNycCou1.pri, whole genome shotgun sequence sequence CCCGCGCGCGGCTGCTAGTTCGCAGTCGCACTTTCGCTAAAGGCCGGCGAGGTCGCTGCGCGATAGGAAAAGCATAAAATcgatttctgttgttttcagaTTGAGTTATCTCATGGGTGATATGAAGGGGTACACAAAGAGCAGGAAGAGCCACGGTAAAAAGAAACGTGAGCAGCGAATCTGCAGAGCCAGAACTGCAGAACATGAGGGGAGGGGCCCGGTGGACGCCGTCTCCCAGAGCAGCGCGCAAGCGCCAACCTCGAGCCACCCCACAACCCCCCATGTCCCCGCCCCCCGCCTCAATCTGGGTACCTGTTCATCAGGCTCGCCCACATTCGTCACAAACCCAGGTAATGGAAAAGTGAATAGGGAGGATAGAAACGAAAACACCTGACGCTAGGTTAACTAATGAGGAGAGGTAAAGAGATAGGGAAGTGGAAGGAAAGGCGATAGGAGTTGAGTAGACTGTATGAGTGCAGGGGATGGATGCTGAAAGAGGACTCTGTCTGGAGACGAAGCCTCGGCACCCCTGCTAGTCTCTAGTCCTCCATTTGTAGAGTGCAGGTACATCAATAGCTCTCTGTATCTGGGTAGCGTtgcataaaatgtaattttatctaaattacaatattaaaataaataagaactctCCATGGGGTAGAAAACTAgaaggaagggcggcgcctgtggctcaatcggtagggcgccggtcccatgtaccgagggtggtgggttcaaacccggccccggccaaactgcaaccagaaaatagctgggcgttgtggcaggcgcctgtcccagctactcgggaggctgaggcgagagaatcacttgggcccaggagttggaggttgctgtgagctgtgtgatgccacggcactctaccgagggccataaagtgagactctgtctctacaaaaaaaaaaaaaaaaaaaaagtaaaaaaaaagaaaactagaaggaaaaaattccaaaGACGAGAGACGAATCTGCCAACCAAAATACGGGGTGAGACGGCCGATCACCAAGGTCGGAACGTACTAGCGCGAGCTCGAGCACGCCCCCCCAAGCCTCCTTCGAATGCTTAACTTTAGCCTGCGCCCTTTCGCCACGCCTTCCCAGCCCACCCAGCACCCCGACAGAGGCGGGGCTGAACCCTTGACAGGAGACATGGGGCGGAGCGAGCCACGGTGTTGCCAAGGCAACACGAGAGTTAGGCCACGGACTCGTCAGAGGTGGCGTTGTGAATGGGCAGATGACAGCTAAGCTCTTGCCCCATTCAACGGCATCCGACGCCGCACTTTCGCCACTGAGAGGTAACCTCATTTTTCCTTAATGGAAGGCTTCACTTATATTCTGAACTTGAAGGGACTACTAAAGGGGGCAGAAACTACTTCCTTTTTAAACGATCTGCTGAAAGATCACTAGTAACAAGGGGTTAAGTGAAGCTAGTGACGTAGACAGCCATGCTACAAGGCTAGAGCAAACGGAGAAAGGGTGAAGCTTCACCCTAATCACTAATCTTCAGCCCTTTCTCAGCGGCACCGCCGCACAGGGCCCGACCATTCACCCCCGAGAGGAAAAGGAACTGTTATCTTTCCTGCGCAGTCTTCACCACCCAAAAGGGGCGAAGAGGGAGGGGAGCCGGTGGGCAGCCACGTGACGCAGTAGGAGCCACGCCCCTGGCCTTGTAAAGGCACGTACCCACCCacccaaaataaaattctgttcatATCTCCTAGTCCTGGTACGCAGGTTGGCTCCAGCCATTCCCCAAGACTAGAGGCTGTCCACCTTTCTCTGGGCTTCTGTCTTTGTCCCAGCTCCACTGGATTCAGCCCTTGGATAACCCTTCTACCAGCGGATAAATACGACTCCATCCTCTTGGGTAtacttaaagaacaaaaaaaagcaacaaaaacaacagtcACGAGTGGAATTTTCCTGGGATAATTGATTCTTTAGCAGGAGGGGGGCATTGGGGAGTATATTCAGGGGGCTGGACTTTGCAATCTCCTCAATAAGCAATGTCTCTGCAATTTGCCTTCCCTTATTCTTCCACCCACAAACCCCAGACTCCCAGTCTTCAGGAAATGGCATCAGGCCCATGTTTCTGTAGAGTTCGGAGTTCTGAGAGGTAGAGCATTCCTTTCAACGGGATCTAGAATTCCCAGGGTCACAGATTTTTGCTGACTAGTTCCTTGAGGTCTCAGGAATCCAAAGTTGCTTGGCTCAAAATTCCAGGGGAATTCTAAGAGGCCCAAAGTTCCTGGCGCAGGAATATTTAGAGGCCTAGGATCTTCAGGCAGACAGGTGAACACAATAATAATCTTTATGGCTTGAAGGTGTATGAAATAATGTCACTACATCGGAGCAGCGCCTCAGCCTGCACACCTATGGGAGTCTGCAGCTGTGACACATAGAAGTTGGCTACGTCCAGGTCGGTAGCTCCAAAGTGGGCAGCCACATGCACACCTTCGTGCAACGTGAAGCTCACCTGACAACCCACCATGGCCAGCAGGCTGCGGAGGTAGCGCTCTCGAAGGATAGCTCGGGCCTGCTGTTCCTGGGATTCCAGAGATTCTTGAACTATGGGACACTCCTGGATTTCAGGAATCTTGGGATTCAAGGGGGCCCTGCGTCCATCAGGGGCAAAGCCACGGCTCGAGCCATCAGGGCCCCG is a genomic window containing:
- the GEMIN7 gene encoding gem-associated protein 7, yielding MRPEPRLRGSRPARASAVGAQAEVRAAAPVDLARTMQTPLTIPVPVLRLPRGPDGSSRGFAPDGRRAPLNPKIPEIQECPIVQESLESQEQQARAILRERYLRSLLAMVGCQVSFTLHEGVHVAAHFGATDLDVANFYVSQLQTPIGVQAEALLRCSDIISYTFKP